In one Zalophus californianus isolate mZalCal1 chromosome 10, mZalCal1.pri.v2, whole genome shotgun sequence genomic region, the following are encoded:
- the GPC2 gene encoding glypican-2, with the protein MSALRSLLLLLLSLCPGPGPGPGSEAKVTRSCVETRQVLGARGYSLSLLPPALISGEHLRICPQEYTCCSSEIEQRLTWETETTFRGLVEESSSFLVHTLASWHRKFDDLFREILLSSERSLALLFHHSFGRLYSQHAPVFSGLFSRLRDYYERSGEGLDDALVDFWAQLLERFFPLLHPQYTFSPDYLFCLTRLASSADDSLKPFGDAPHRLHLQITRALVAARAFIQGLETGRDVVSETLKVPMSEGCRQAVMRLTGCPLCRGIPSLPPCRGFCLNVANGCLRSHGLDPDWGAYLDGLLFLAEKLQGSFSFELAAQSIGVRISEALMYLQENSVAVSAQVFQQCGNPQRVQGRSRRAPAPPEEVGRLWTSAGAVGAAGVPGTEERPTTPGSTSLNRLVWELRERLGRVRGFWAGLPLAVCGDPRMAADISKEAAPCWTGAGRGRYLSPVVGVSPSEQLDNPELGKEDSSTDLQTRRRRLQLRAATTRMRVAALGRDLELDDWDEDASGSGEGQHYADDWMAGAAAVAPPARLPRPPRRDVSGGKGGGVLVRHNQGRSRTGGTSVGFHTQPILILFLSALALLGPR; encoded by the exons ATGTCCGCTCTGCGatctcttctgcttctgctgctgtcTCTGTGTCCCGGTCCTGGTCCTGGACCCGGGAGCGAGGCAAAGGTCACCCGGAGTTGCGTTGAGACCCGGCAGGTGCTGGGGGCCCGGGGATATAGCTTAAGCCTACTCCCTCCCGCCCTGATCTCag GTGAGCACCTCCGGATCTGTCCCCAGGAGTACACCTGCTGTTCCAGTGAGATAGAGCAGAGGCTGACTTGGGAGACTGAGACCACCTTCCGAGGCCTGGTGGAGGAGAGCAGCTCATTCCTGGTTCACACGCTGGCTTCCTGGCACAGAAAATTTGATG ACCTTTTTCGGGAGATACTCTTGTCATCTGAGCGCTCTCTGGCCCTGCTCTTCCACCACTCCTTCGGCCGCCTGTATTCCCAGCACGCCCCTGTATTCAGTGGCCTGTTCTCTCGGCTGCGGGACTACTATGAGAGGTCCGGTGAGGGGTTAGATGACGCTTTGGTGGATTTCTGGGCACAGCTCCTGGAGAGATTTTTCCCCCTGCTGCATCCACAGTACACCTTCTCCCCCGACTACCTGTTTTGCCTCACTCGCCTCGCCTCCTCTGCTGATGACTCTCTGAAGCCTTTCGGGGATGCACCCCACCGCCTCCACCTGCAG ATAACCCGGGCCCTGGTGGCTGCCCGGGCCTTTATCCAGGGCCTGGAGACCGGAAGAGATGTGGTCAGCGAAACACTTAAG GTGCCCATGTCTGAAGGATGCAGGCAGGCTGTGATGCGTCTGACTGGCTGCCCCCTCTGTCGGGGCATCCCCTCGCTGCCACCCTGCCGGGGCTTCTGCCTCAATGTGGCCAATGGCTGTCTCCGAAGCCACGGACTGGATCCTGACTGGGGGGCCTATCTGG ATGGTCTCCTGTTCCTGGCTGAGAAGCTCCAgggctctttttcttttgagcTGGCAGCTCAGTCCATTGGGGTGAGGATCTCAGAAGCTTTGATGTATCTgcaggaaaacagtgtggcagtgtCAGCCCAG GTGTTTCAGCAATGTGGGAACCCCCAACGGGTACAAGGCCGCAGCCGCCGAGCCCCAGCCCCCCCGGAAGAGGTGGGGCGCCTCTGGACCTCGGCGGGAGCGGTGGGGGCGGCAGGGGTGCCAGGTACGGAGGAGAGGCCCACGACGCCTGGGAGCACCAGCCTGAACCGCCTG GTGTGGGAGCTCCGCGAGCGGCTGGGCCGGGTGAGGGGCTTCTGGGCCGGGCTGCCTCTGGCCGTGTGCGGGGACCCCCGCATGGCAGCGGACATCTCGAAGGAGGCGGCTCCCTGCTGGACCGGAGCTGGGCGGGGCCG GTATTTGTCGCCTGTGGTCGGGGTCTCCCCGTCCGAGCAGCTCGATAACCCAGAGCTGGGCAAGGAAGACTCGAGCACCGACCTCCAGACGCGGAGGCGGCGGCTGCAGCTCCGGGCGGCGACGACCAGGATGAGGGTGGCCGCGCTGGGACGCGACCTGGAACTGGACGACTGGG ATGAAGACGCCAGTGGTTCTGGAGAGGGACAGCACTATGCAGATGACTGGATGGCTGGGGCAGCAGCTGTGGCCCCCCCAGCCAGGCTGCCTCGCCCTCCTCGAAGGGACGTTAGTGGGGGCAAGGGAGGAGGTGTCCTTGTCCGCCACAACCAGGGCAGGAGCAGGACTGGGGGGACATCTGTTGGTTTTCACACCCAACCCATTCTCATTCTCTTCCTGTCAGCCCTGGCCCTGCTTGGACCAAGATAA